Proteins encoded in a region of the Mycolicibacterium chitae genome:
- a CDS encoding DUF427 domain-containing protein, producing the protein MPERPVKEPTAEHPITVTPTAGRVVVRVDGEVIADSSAALTLQESTYPAVHYIPLRDVDRERLRRTDTSTYCPYKGEAGYYSVVGAQTVEDAVWFYAQPYPAVAAIADHVAFYPDKAVITVTAE; encoded by the coding sequence ATGCCCGAGCGTCCCGTCAAAGAACCCACCGCCGAACACCCGATCACCGTCACGCCCACCGCCGGGCGCGTGGTGGTCCGCGTCGACGGCGAGGTCATCGCCGACAGCAGCGCGGCGCTGACGCTGCAGGAGTCGACCTATCCCGCGGTGCACTACATCCCGCTGCGCGACGTCGACCGGGAGCGACTGCGCCGGACCGACACCAGCACCTACTGCCCGTACAAGGGCGAGGCGGGGTACTACAGCGTCGTCGGCGCGCAGACCGTCGAGGACGCCGTCTGGTTCTATGCGCAGCCCTACCCGGCGGTCGCGGCCATCGCCGACCATGTCGCGTTCTACCCGGACAAGGCCGTCATCACCGTCACCGCGGAATAG
- a CDS encoding NAD-dependent epimerase/dehydratase family protein — protein MTAPTLVIGGNGFLGSHVVRQLVADGADVRVTVRAGANTAGIDDLELTRFVGDIFDLDLIREAMTGCEVVYYCVVDARAWLRDPSPLFRTNVDGLRGVLEVAAELAAAGTLKMFVFTSSYSTVGRKKGRVATEDDVVDRSKLTAYVRSRVQAEDLVLRYARERGVPAVAMCVSTTYGARDHGMTPQGALVAGTVFGKLPFVLDKIALEAVGVEDAARAMVAAGERGRVGQRYLISEKMITNREVIRIAAEESGVAPPRRSVPVPLLYAMGALGSVRARLTGTDQQLTLESVRLMRAEAPVDCTKARRELDWTPRPVEESIRAAARFWSDMRSARRKARAEG, from the coding sequence ATGACCGCGCCCACGCTGGTGATCGGCGGCAACGGCTTCCTGGGTTCGCACGTGGTCCGGCAACTGGTCGCCGACGGGGCCGACGTGCGCGTCACGGTGCGCGCCGGCGCCAACACCGCGGGCATCGACGACCTCGAGCTCACCCGGTTCGTCGGCGACATCTTCGACCTCGACCTGATCCGCGAGGCGATGACGGGCTGCGAGGTCGTGTACTACTGCGTGGTCGACGCGCGGGCGTGGCTGCGCGACCCGTCGCCGCTGTTCCGCACCAACGTCGACGGCCTACGCGGCGTGCTTGAGGTAGCCGCCGAACTCGCGGCCGCCGGCACGTTGAAGATGTTCGTGTTCACCAGCAGCTACTCGACCGTCGGCCGCAAGAAGGGCCGCGTCGCCACCGAGGACGACGTGGTCGATCGGAGCAAGCTCACCGCCTACGTCCGGTCCCGGGTGCAGGCCGAGGACCTGGTGCTGCGCTACGCCCGCGAGCGGGGCGTGCCCGCGGTGGCGATGTGCGTGTCCACCACCTACGGCGCCCGCGACCACGGTATGACCCCGCAGGGCGCGCTGGTGGCCGGCACGGTGTTCGGGAAGTTGCCGTTCGTGCTCGACAAGATCGCGCTGGAGGCCGTCGGCGTCGAGGACGCCGCCCGGGCCATGGTGGCGGCCGGCGAGCGCGGCCGAGTGGGCCAGCGCTACCTGATCTCCGAGAAGATGATCACCAACCGCGAGGTGATCCGGATCGCGGCCGAGGAGTCCGGGGTGGCCCCGCCGCGGCGCTCGGTGCCGGTGCCGCTGCTGTACGCGATGGGCGCGCTGGGCTCGGTGCGAGCCCGGCTGACCGGCACCGATCAGCAGCTGACCCTGGAATCGGTGCGGCTCATGCGCGCCGAGGCCCCGGTCGACTGCACCAAGGCCCGCCGTGAACTGGACTGGACGCCGCGCCCCGTCGAGGAGTCGATCCGCGCGGCCGCCCGGTTCTGGTCCGACATGCGCTCGGCCCGCCGGAAGGCCCGCGCCGAGGGGTGA
- a CDS encoding nuclear transport factor 2 family protein, producing the protein MTRPTFSRDELVAAFATFEQTVARAGETKDWDAWVEHYTDDVEYIEHAAGTMRGKDQVRTWIRATMSVFPGSYMTAFPARWTVIDEPTARVICELDNPMRDPGDGTIISATNISIVTYAGDGKWCRQEDVYNPLRFLNAALKWCRKAEELGTLDEEAAAWYRKHGQPAGAAS; encoded by the coding sequence GTGACACGCCCAACATTCTCTCGCGACGAGCTGGTCGCGGCGTTCGCGACGTTCGAACAGACAGTGGCCCGGGCCGGCGAGACCAAGGACTGGGACGCCTGGGTCGAGCACTACACCGACGACGTCGAGTACATCGAGCACGCCGCCGGCACCATGCGCGGCAAGGATCAGGTGCGCACCTGGATCCGGGCCACCATGTCGGTGTTCCCGGGCAGCTACATGACCGCGTTCCCGGCGCGTTGGACCGTGATCGACGAACCGACCGCCCGGGTGATCTGCGAGCTCGACAACCCGATGCGCGACCCGGGTGACGGCACGATCATCAGCGCCACCAACATCTCGATCGTCACCTACGCGGGCGACGGCAAATGGTGCCGGCAGGAGGACGTCTACAACCCGCTGCGCTTCCTCAACGCCGCGCTGAAGTGGTGTCGCAAGGCCGAGGAACTCGGCACCCTCGACGAGGAGGCCGCCGCCTGGTACCGCAAGCACGGGCAGCCGGCGGGGGCCGCGTCATGA
- the msrA gene encoding peptide-methionine (S)-S-oxide reductase MsrA translates to MASHQKAILAGGCFWGMQDLIRKQPGVVATRVGYTGGQNDNPTYRNHPGHAEAIEIDFDPAQTSYRDILEFFFQIHDPSTKDRQGNDVGTSYRSAIFYLDDEQKRVAEDTIADVDASGLWPGKVVTEVTPAVDFWEAEPEHQDYLERIPNGYTCHYPRPGWKLPKRSTV, encoded by the coding sequence ATGGCGTCGCATCAGAAGGCGATCCTGGCCGGAGGCTGCTTCTGGGGTATGCAGGATCTGATCCGCAAGCAGCCCGGGGTGGTCGCCACCCGCGTCGGCTACACCGGCGGACAGAACGACAATCCGACCTACCGCAACCACCCGGGCCACGCCGAGGCCATCGAGATCGACTTCGACCCGGCGCAGACCAGCTACCGCGACATCCTGGAGTTCTTCTTCCAGATCCACGACCCGAGCACCAAGGACCGCCAGGGCAACGATGTCGGCACCAGCTACCGCTCGGCGATCTTCTACCTCGACGACGAGCAGAAGCGGGTCGCCGAGGACACCATCGCCGACGTCGACGCGAGCGGGCTGTGGCCGGGCAAGGTGGTCACCGAGGTGACGCCGGCCGTCGACTTCTGGGAGGCCGAGCCCGAGCATCAGGACTACCTCGAGCGCATCCCGAACGGCTACACCTGCCACTACCCCCGGCCGGGTTGGAAGCTGCCCAAGCGCTCCACCGTCTAG
- a CDS encoding ArsR/SmtB family transcription factor yields the protein MADRLSKVFAALADPTRRDMVARLAVGDATVSQLAEPYDVSIQAVSKHLKVLEDAGLVTRSREAQTRPVHLEAEVFDLMTKWIERYRRQAEERYRRLDAVLADMQDGPTEKGQVS from the coding sequence ATGGCCGATCGTTTGTCCAAGGTATTCGCCGCATTGGCCGATCCCACTCGTCGCGACATGGTCGCCCGCCTCGCGGTCGGCGACGCCACGGTCAGCCAGCTCGCCGAACCGTACGACGTGAGCATCCAGGCAGTCTCCAAGCATCTGAAGGTGCTCGAGGACGCCGGCCTGGTGACCCGCAGCCGGGAGGCCCAGACCCGCCCGGTGCACCTGGAGGCCGAGGTGTTCGACCTGATGACCAAGTGGATCGAACGCTATCGCCGCCAGGCCGAGGAGCGCTACCGGCGCCTCGACGCGGTGCTCGCCGACATGCAGGACGGTCCCACCGAGAAAGGACAAGTGTCATGA
- a CDS encoding SRPBCC family protein, which produces MTTEATIEAATDLPVIRITRDFHATPAQLLRAHTDPELFVRWVGPEGMVNRIVEWDARDGGCWRYIASQDGQDYAFRGCFHTVGPDRIVQTFTFEGMPDDVSLETLRFEDLGDGRTRLHAQSLVDSFEGRDAWLASGMETGVNDGYAKLDKLAADGAL; this is translated from the coding sequence ATGACCACCGAAGCCACCATCGAGGCCGCCACCGACCTGCCGGTCATCCGCATCACCCGCGACTTCCACGCCACCCCGGCGCAATTGCTGCGGGCGCACACCGATCCCGAACTGTTCGTGCGCTGGGTCGGCCCCGAGGGGATGGTCAACCGCATCGTGGAATGGGACGCCCGTGACGGCGGCTGTTGGCGCTACATCGCCAGCCAGGACGGCCAGGACTACGCGTTCCGCGGTTGCTTCCACACCGTGGGGCCGGACCGCATTGTGCAGACCTTCACCTTCGAGGGCATGCCCGACGACGTCTCGCTGGAGACCCTGCGCTTCGAGGACCTCGGCGACGGCCGGACCCGGTTGCATGCGCAGTCGCTGGTCGACAGCTTCGAGGGCCGCGACGCGTGGCTGGCCTCCGGGATGGAGACCGGGGTCAACGACGGCTACGCCAAGCTGGACAAGCTGGCCGCCGACGGTGCGCTCTGA